DNA from Pichia kudriavzevii chromosome 5, complete sequence:
CATTCTGAGTTGGATAGCCTTTTAATATTCAAAGGTGTGAATGGTATTTCACAAAAAGAATAGCCACCTTTTGGATAGGGGTGGATAATGACCAACAACCTCGCATCTGTATATATTATGGATGCATCTTTAGAGATACTAAGGGCACCAACGGTACCTTTATTTATGACCTGgatttcctcttcatcttcaagatACTCAATTGAGTCTCTGTAGATTCTAATATTAGGGGCGACTGCGCAAACATCGTCATGCAAATCAGTCTGCACCTCTCCGTTAAGGTAATACCTATTATTTGACCTTGTCAAAAAGCGGTGATTATCGACAAACCCCAACAACGAATGCCCACCGTGTGGATGTAGACGAAGGACGTCGATGTTGTTTGTCTCTTTGGCCAGGATGCTATTATGTCCATCAGTGAAGGAAATGACAAGGTCATTTGAATCTGTTGAATATGCATATGATATTCCAGTGAAGAGATTGGACTGATCGAATCTGTGAAGGGTATTATGGATGTATCCTGTTTGATGGGACACTCTGTCGATGGTCAACAACCCCGTATGCTGACCATGTAGGATGATATGCTTGGTAGTTATGTTGACTTGGTCTGCTATTATGGGTAGAGGGGTATTCAAGAGGGGGGTAATCGACttggttttgatatttAGTTGGAAGACCCCACCAACGTCTGTTACGGCAATGAGGAAGTTGGAGTTTTCCATTCTCGAAGCACAGGTGATGTTCCCCTGTAATTGGAAAGGTGGATAAATGCGATCTTCGATTAGGTCTGAATAATGCAGAGTATCGAAGATGGAAACTATCAAATGGGATGCTTTGAATTCCAAAAGCTGGAAGTGGAATAGCGGGGAGGTGGaggaagaaagaaatgagGTTGTCTTTGGGGCTATACTTTCCCTATTAATTTTCCCCTGATCACTAAGACACTCTGTGAATATTTGGATTGGTTCGAAAGTGAACACGGCGATGGAGCTACTATCTATGGATATCGAATGTGTGGATGATGAGTACTGGAGAGACACATTTTCGATAGGGGTAGAATAGACAATGGCCATTGAGGATACCGGCTgcaaagaggaagagggTGATGTCTCGTGTAGTTTGGTGTAGCTGATACGGTTGAATGTGTATCCGCATATGGAGCGGTGCCAATGGTGTGTATCTGGCAACAACTTGATGTTGGGGGTGTTGGCCATGGTCTGGTATGAGATGATGTTTGTCGAAGACCTGTCTTTGGAAACTGATTCGACAAAGAGTGCATCCCAATGGTTTAAGTACTTTACAGTACGAGTCACCAATTGCCTCTGTGATTGGTAGTGCAGTGTTCCATTAGAGGAGTTGTAACTATAATAGACCAAGTTTGTTGGAGTGACAACGACGATTCCGTTTGCGGTTTCAagtattttcttttcaccaTGGAGAAGCTGGTACTGCGGGATCGACTCCTGTACTTGCATGTGAGAGAAGGAGATAGAAAGGGGATAGCTTTTCCCAGTGGAGGGAGCTGCTCTGTGGAGGTGATAGTTGCAGTATTCAAGTTGAGTTTTAGAAAAAAGTGTGTGGAGCATGAAAAATAGCAACGGtgagaaggaaaaaaaagcgaTTACACGAAACGAACAAGTAGATCAAGGCATCATACAGTAGATGAGAGGATCAGTAGAGGGGTCCAATTACAAGAAATTGTATAGAGTGTATAAA
Protein-coding regions in this window:
- a CDS encoding uncharacterized protein (PKUD0E03710); the encoded protein is MLHTLFSKTQLEYCNYHLHRAAPSTGKSYPLSISFSHMQVQESIPQYQLLHGEKKILETANGIVVVTPTNLVYYSYNSSNGTLHYQSQRQLVTRTVKYLNHWDALFVESVSKDRSSTNIISYQTMANTPNIKLLPDTHHWHRSICGYTFNRISYTKLHETSPSSSLQPVSSMAIVYSTPIENVSLQYSSSTHSISIDSSSIAVFTFEPIQIFTECLSDQGKINRESIAPKTTSFLSSSTSPLFHFQLLEFKASHLIVSIFDTLHYSDLIEDRIYPPFQLQGNITCASRMENSNFLIAVTDVGGVFQLNIKTKSITPLLNTPLPIIADQVNITTKHIILHGQHTGLLTIDRVSHQTGYIHNTLHRFDQSNLFTGISYAYSTDSNDLVISFTDGHNSILAKETNNIDVLRLHPHGGHSLLGFVDNHRFLTRSNNRYYLNGEVQTDLHDDVCAVAPNIRIYRDSIEYLEDEEEIQVINKGTVGALSISKDASIIYTDARLLVIIHPYPKGGYSFCEIPFTPLNIKRLSNSECHRDAKIDGIDAEELLQSYALFNETKLLIGSLSIPWSPEDPIKDVERVPNSLNRLYVLTYSGSLWEFNSVTYECVLILQSLKIKFLTSLGKATIVAIGNTLSIVNYKNSNKLEEIYKFDGDVLSYMKTSSSETYISVTSGLYRITESATPRFHEFPISGIVKERIQYSDSLSLIYSQSQLALYNDKSAEIFSIFSVPDIYQVRLDLELNPLTPTIIISTFTLNQTSFLIQLEYRNHSFQLVNYKPIDTYFPIHIEPYYGKYYSGLHVSSYRAATTKRKTDFSITQEIKTDMTYDLQNKRLLYISRGNRLAELSQNSRSFKRGVRRIFTNQDGFIYLVDEDNAISIYEDKPHVISGIEEASSVGEYVWINDHSGQISEKPTRFKPGVLGFMVAGLKLGVTWVPDEEEKVILKRRKEKREDIRGLGSPNSSETESSSDMNSDSDSDTSSLDSGSASSDDETEQGSQDDAN